Proteins encoded together in one Paracidovorax wautersii window:
- a CDS encoding RidA family protein, with protein MDKDQRFTQAAAELGYSFDGEIKIGGHYVPLVRDGNTVYLSGQIPRVGDVVVVQGRAGDTVSLPQAQHAARVCVMRALALLQRSLGSLEQVRTLLRITVYVQCTADFTQQSEVADGASDLLFSILGEAGAHTRTSVGVQQLPKNATVEVDLVASVHGPA; from the coding sequence ATGGACAAAGACCAACGCTTCACCCAGGCCGCCGCTGAACTCGGCTATTCCTTCGATGGCGAGATCAAGATCGGCGGCCACTACGTGCCGCTGGTGCGCGACGGGAACACCGTGTACCTGAGCGGGCAGATCCCCCGCGTGGGCGATGTGGTGGTGGTGCAGGGGCGCGCGGGCGACACTGTCTCCCTGCCGCAGGCCCAGCACGCCGCGCGGGTCTGCGTGATGCGCGCGCTGGCGCTGCTGCAGCGGAGCCTGGGCAGCCTGGAGCAGGTACGCACGTTGCTGCGCATCACCGTGTATGTGCAGTGCACGGCCGACTTTACGCAGCAAAGCGAGGTGGCCGACGGCGCATCGGACCTGCTGTTTTCCATCCTGGGCGAGGCCGGCGCGCACACCCGCACCTCGGTGGGCGTGCAGCAGTTGCCCAAGAACGCGACGGTGGAAGTCGATCTGGTCGCCTCCGTGCACGGCCCGGCCTGA
- a CDS encoding putative toxin-antitoxin system toxin component, PIN family: MKVELRLPAAAGAQEPVRPVVVDTNVALDLLVFSDPRTAPLRQLLAEGRLAWIATQIMRDELERVLAYTHIVERMNFYRVSAAQVLAAFDAQARLVDIAPKVAYVCKDADDQKFIDLAAAHAAILLSKDKAVICMRKRLMNLGADVATALVLEVASDEAVHA; this comes from the coding sequence ATGAAGGTGGAGCTGCGCCTGCCGGCCGCGGCCGGCGCTCAGGAGCCTGTGCGCCCGGTGGTGGTGGACACCAACGTGGCGCTCGACCTGCTGGTCTTTTCCGACCCCCGCACCGCGCCGCTTCGCCAGTTGCTAGCCGAAGGCCGCCTGGCCTGGATCGCCACGCAGATCATGCGCGACGAACTGGAGCGTGTGCTGGCCTACACGCACATCGTCGAGCGCATGAATTTCTACCGCGTGAGCGCCGCCCAGGTGCTGGCCGCATTCGACGCCCAGGCGCGCCTGGTGGACATCGCGCCCAAGGTCGCCTACGTGTGCAAAGACGCAGACGACCAGAAGTTCATCGACTTGGCCGCGGCGCACGCGGCCATTCTGCTCAGCAAGGACAAGGCCGTGATCTGCATGCGCAAGCGGTTGATGAACCTGGGCGCGGATGTGGCGACGGCGTTGGTGCTGGAGGTTGCCTCCGACGAGGCGGTCCACGCCTAA
- a CDS encoding TspO/MBR family protein: MTSHTASPSCARPASPGSALPPAQPRGRQWLALAGWLALAFATAAIGSVASVQAPQFYGQLVQPEWAPPPSVFGPVWTVLFALMGIAAWLVWRTPQGAARRQALALFCGQLVLNALWSWLFFQWQLGAWALADIAALWLGVAATLAAFWRLRPLAGALLVPYLAWISFAAALNFTLWRLNPQVLG, encoded by the coding sequence ATGACCTCGCACACCGCCTCCCCCTCCTGCGCCCGTCCGGCGTCTCCCGGCTCCGCTTTGCCGCCTGCGCAGCCCCGCGGGCGGCAATGGCTGGCACTGGCCGGCTGGCTGGCGCTGGCCTTCGCCACCGCAGCCATCGGCAGCGTGGCCTCGGTGCAGGCACCGCAGTTCTATGGCCAGCTCGTGCAGCCGGAATGGGCGCCCCCGCCCTCCGTCTTCGGCCCGGTGTGGACGGTGCTGTTCGCCCTGATGGGCATCGCCGCCTGGCTGGTCTGGCGCACGCCGCAAGGCGCCGCACGGCGGCAGGCGCTGGCGCTCTTCTGCGGGCAGTTGGTACTCAATGCGCTGTGGAGCTGGCTGTTCTTCCAATGGCAGCTGGGCGCCTGGGCGCTGGCCGACATTGCCGCGCTGTGGCTGGGGGTGGCCGCCACGCTGGCGGCCTTCTGGCGCCTGCGGCCGCTGGCCGGCGCACTGCTGGTGCCCTATCTGGCCTGGATCAGCTTTGCCGCCGCCCTGAACTTCACGCTGTGGCGTCTGAACCCGCAGGTACTGGGCTGA
- a CDS encoding methyl-accepting chemotaxis protein, with amino-acid sequence MSLTLRARLIALSVAIVTVAMLALATANFLTVRGHVQSTVDAQSRQLVAAQARALGDWVESKRLLTHTLTLAIDQPDPRGVLQALRDGGGFSDAYVGFPDKRTLFLNPMPDSYDVTSRPWYKQAVQEGKPIVTAPYLFTSPPEVGVTFAEPVGPAGNPTAVVGTDVLLTTVVRTVASIRPTPDSFAFLANQAGAIVTHPDTALTLKPVSTLSPNLQPAAMRELEQATTGMRTDINGTDYLLYSHTVPGTDWQLVTAVHRGQALASIGTLLKVSAITVVVSLTLAILVLGAAIARSLRRLALVRDALDDIASGDGDLTRRLSTHGNDELTQIARAFNQFVDKIAAVLVQIRDSSESVRVASTEIASGNQDLSGRTEQQASSLEETAAAMEQLTATVQQNAENARQANQLATGASDIATHGGTVVGQVVQTMGGIETSSRKIADIIGVIDGIAFQTNILALNAAVEAARAGEQGRGFAVVASEVRTLAQRSATAAKEIKALIDASVQQVNAGSRLVQDAGATMEKVVDSVRQVTTIVAEISNASQEQSTGIAEIGGAVTQMDQATQQNAALVEQATAAAQSLQQQAAHLAEVVAGFKLEAHGAAAVRPAQGATGSELRALR; translated from the coding sequence ATGTCCCTCACCCTCCGCGCTCGCCTCATTGCGCTCAGCGTTGCGATCGTTACCGTGGCCATGCTGGCGCTGGCCACGGCCAACTTCCTGACTGTTCGCGGCCACGTCCAGTCCACAGTGGACGCGCAGAGCCGCCAGCTGGTGGCCGCGCAGGCGCGCGCGCTGGGCGACTGGGTCGAATCCAAACGCCTGCTGACCCACACGCTGACGCTGGCGATCGACCAGCCGGATCCGCGCGGCGTGCTGCAGGCCTTGCGCGACGGCGGCGGCTTCTCCGACGCCTACGTCGGGTTTCCGGACAAGCGCACGCTGTTCCTGAACCCCATGCCGGACAGCTACGACGTGACCTCGCGCCCCTGGTACAAGCAGGCCGTGCAGGAGGGCAAGCCCATCGTGACCGCGCCCTACCTGTTCACCTCGCCGCCCGAAGTCGGCGTGACCTTCGCCGAGCCAGTCGGCCCGGCAGGCAACCCCACCGCGGTCGTTGGCACCGACGTGCTGCTGACCACCGTGGTGCGCACCGTGGCGTCCATCCGCCCCACGCCCGACAGCTTCGCCTTCCTGGCCAACCAGGCCGGCGCCATCGTGACGCACCCGGACACCGCGCTGACGCTCAAGCCCGTGTCCACCCTGTCGCCCAACCTGCAGCCTGCCGCCATGCGCGAGCTGGAACAGGCCACCACCGGCATGCGCACGGACATCAACGGCACCGACTACCTGCTCTACAGCCACACCGTGCCGGGCACCGACTGGCAGTTGGTGACCGCCGTACACCGCGGGCAGGCGCTGGCCTCCATCGGCACGCTGCTCAAGGTGTCGGCGATCACCGTGGTGGTGTCGCTGACCCTCGCGATCCTGGTGCTGGGCGCGGCCATTGCCCGCTCGCTGCGCCGCCTCGCCCTGGTGCGCGACGCGCTGGACGACATCGCCTCGGGCGACGGCGACCTGACGCGCCGCCTGTCCACCCACGGCAACGACGAGCTGACGCAGATCGCCCGGGCGTTCAACCAGTTCGTGGACAAGATCGCCGCGGTGCTGGTGCAGATCCGCGATTCATCCGAGTCGGTGCGCGTGGCCAGCACCGAGATCGCCAGCGGCAACCAGGACCTGTCCGGGCGCACCGAGCAGCAGGCCAGCTCGCTGGAAGAAACCGCCGCCGCCATGGAGCAGCTGACGGCCACGGTGCAGCAGAACGCCGAGAACGCACGCCAAGCCAACCAGCTGGCCACGGGCGCTTCCGACATCGCCACGCACGGCGGCACGGTAGTCGGCCAGGTGGTGCAGACCATGGGCGGCATCGAGACCTCGTCGCGCAAGATCGCGGACATCATCGGCGTCATCGACGGCATCGCCTTCCAGACCAACATCCTGGCGTTGAACGCGGCGGTGGAAGCAGCCCGCGCAGGCGAGCAGGGCCGGGGCTTCGCCGTGGTGGCGAGCGAAGTGCGCACGCTGGCCCAGCGCAGCGCCACCGCCGCCAAGGAGATCAAGGCGCTGATCGACGCATCGGTGCAGCAGGTGAACGCCGGCAGCCGCCTGGTGCAGGACGCGGGAGCCACCATGGAGAAGGTGGTGGACAGCGTGCGGCAGGTGACCACCATCGTGGCCGAGATCAGCAACGCCAGCCAGGAGCAGAGCACCGGCATCGCCGAGATCGGCGGCGCGGTGACGCAGATGGACCAGGCCACACAGCAGAACGCCGCGCTGGTGGAGCAGGCCACCGCCGCCGCCCAGTCGCTGCAGCAGCAGGCCGCGCACCTGGCGGAAGTCGTCGCCGGCTTCAAGCTGGAGGCCCACGGGGCGGCAGCGGTGCGGCCGGCACAGGGCGCCACCGGCAGCGAACTGCGCGCCCTGCGCTGA
- a CDS encoding LysR family transcriptional regulator, whose product MFQLSQLRCFVAVATELHFGRAAALLHMTQPPLTRQIQLLEHEVGVQLLDRSGGAVRLTPAGTIFLREAEDILRRSQAATLAARRAMQADAGSVTLGYIAAAGLAVLPQALARIREHLPDVHVVLREMQTFDQLDALAGDRIDLGLVRPFAPRPFADSAPLLQEPLLLAVPASHPLAGAESVPLTALQGQRFIEYCPSETRYIYELIAGRLRAEGVAPDTVLTVSHTHSILSLVDAGWGAALVPQSATRLGFAQVAYRPLQDPAGLHAELHLAWRRESRHPVATRVRGVLQQQPFGSAADTAAHTPRTAV is encoded by the coding sequence GTGTTCCAGCTTTCCCAACTGCGGTGTTTCGTGGCCGTCGCCACCGAGCTTCACTTCGGCCGCGCCGCCGCCCTGCTGCACATGACGCAACCACCCCTCACGCGGCAGATCCAGCTGCTGGAGCACGAGGTGGGCGTGCAGTTGCTCGACCGTTCGGGCGGCGCGGTGCGGCTCACGCCGGCCGGCACCATCTTCCTGCGCGAGGCCGAGGACATCCTGCGCCGCAGCCAGGCCGCCACGCTGGCCGCGCGCCGCGCCATGCAGGCCGACGCCGGCAGCGTCACGCTGGGCTACATCGCCGCGGCCGGCCTGGCCGTGCTGCCGCAGGCGCTGGCGCGCATCCGCGAGCACTTGCCCGACGTGCACGTGGTGCTGCGCGAGATGCAGACCTTCGACCAGCTGGACGCGCTGGCGGGCGACCGCATCGACCTGGGGCTGGTGCGCCCGTTCGCGCCACGTCCGTTCGCAGACTCGGCGCCGCTGCTGCAGGAGCCCCTGCTGCTGGCCGTTCCCGCCAGCCACCCCCTGGCCGGTGCCGAGTCGGTGCCACTCACCGCGCTGCAGGGCCAGCGCTTCATCGAATACTGCCCTTCAGAAACGCGCTACATCTACGAGCTGATCGCCGGGCGCCTGCGCGCCGAGGGAGTGGCGCCCGACACGGTGCTCACCGTGAGCCACACGCATTCGATCCTGTCCTTGGTGGACGCCGGCTGGGGTGCGGCGCTGGTGCCGCAGTCCGCCACGCGCCTGGGTTTTGCGCAGGTGGCGTACCGCCCGTTGCAGGACCCGGCCGGCCTGCATGCCGAACTGCACCTGGCTTGGCGGCGCGAGAGCCGTCACCCGGTAGCCACACGGGTGCGTGGCGTGCTGCAGCAGCAGCCGTTCGGCAGCGCTGCGGACACAGCAGCCCACACTCCCCGCACTGCCGTTTAG
- a CDS encoding THUMP domain-containing protein: protein MNQLQLFLPCAAGVEGYLADEVHQITGLTGHDLLTGRGGVLLRASWRDALLLNLYSRLAQRVLVQVGQRMYRSENDLYGMASDVAWEIWFTTRQSFKIEVTAQHSPLTSLNFAALKVKDAVADRFRHKSGARPDVDTQWPDVRIHMHLTTDEATLYIDTSGEALFKRGWREDKGDAPLKETLAAAMIAASGWDPHGDDPQPLYDPCCGSGTIAIEAAQIACCIPSGMRRRFAFEKMLPFQAHVWSAIKEEAASEIKASAVPIFGSDVSHRMVDFAQRNAERAGVAQAVQLRGGDALQRMPPSEQPGVMLLNPPYGERIAAAGSAGRNSAERMGQVERAGRETAQTEDGGEFFSQLASHWKKNYSGWTAWMLTPDLKLPGKMRLKETRRVPMWNGPIECRMFRFDMIKGSVRERAPKAPTEGGGA, encoded by the coding sequence ATGAACCAACTTCAACTCTTTCTGCCCTGCGCCGCCGGCGTGGAGGGCTACCTGGCGGACGAAGTCCACCAGATCACCGGGCTGACCGGCCACGACCTGCTCACCGGCCGGGGCGGCGTGCTGCTTCGCGCCTCCTGGCGCGACGCGTTGCTGCTCAACCTGTACAGCCGCCTGGCCCAGCGCGTGCTGGTGCAGGTGGGCCAGCGCATGTACCGCAGCGAGAACGATCTCTACGGCATGGCCAGCGATGTCGCCTGGGAGATCTGGTTCACCACGCGCCAGAGCTTCAAGATCGAAGTGACGGCCCAGCACAGCCCGCTCACCAGCCTGAACTTCGCCGCGCTGAAGGTGAAGGATGCCGTGGCCGACCGCTTCCGCCACAAGAGCGGCGCCCGCCCCGATGTGGACACGCAGTGGCCCGACGTGCGCATCCACATGCACCTGACGACCGACGAGGCCACGCTGTACATCGACACCTCGGGCGAGGCGCTGTTCAAGCGCGGCTGGCGCGAGGACAAGGGCGACGCGCCCCTGAAGGAAACGCTGGCCGCGGCAATGATCGCCGCCAGCGGCTGGGATCCGCACGGCGACGACCCGCAGCCCCTGTACGACCCCTGCTGCGGCAGCGGCACCATCGCCATCGAGGCCGCGCAGATCGCCTGCTGCATCCCGTCGGGCATGCGCCGGCGCTTCGCGTTCGAGAAGATGCTGCCATTCCAGGCGCATGTCTGGTCTGCTATCAAAGAAGAAGCGGCCAGCGAAATAAAGGCAAGCGCTGTGCCCATTTTTGGCAGTGATGTGTCGCACCGCATGGTGGACTTTGCCCAGCGCAATGCCGAGCGCGCGGGCGTGGCCCAGGCCGTGCAGCTGCGCGGCGGCGACGCGCTGCAGCGCATGCCGCCCAGCGAGCAGCCCGGCGTGATGCTGCTGAACCCGCCCTATGGCGAGCGCATCGCCGCCGCCGGCAGCGCCGGCCGCAATTCCGCCGAGCGCATGGGCCAGGTGGAACGCGCCGGCCGCGAGACCGCGCAGACCGAGGACGGCGGCGAGTTCTTCAGCCAGCTCGCCTCGCACTGGAAGAAGAACTACAGCGGCTGGACGGCGTGGATGCTCACCCCCGACCTCAAGCTGCCCGGCAAGATGCGCTTGAAGGAAACGCGTCGCGTGCCGATGTGGAACGGCCCCATCGAATGCCGCATGTTCCGCTTCGACATGATCAAGGGCTCTGTGCGCGAGCGTGCGCCCAAGGCGCCGACCGAAGGCGGCGGCGCATGA